The following are from one region of the Capsicum annuum cultivar UCD-10X-F1 chromosome 1, UCD10Xv1.1, whole genome shotgun sequence genome:
- the LOC107873383 gene encoding pentatricopeptide repeat-containing protein At5g46580, chloroplastic, with product MAAKFSTALDIHCNNIPYTLDSKLPLPHGGSSSRLSIKRFTVFCNNSKSQKPNLNLDLDLDSPRKATPSLSEQLKPLSNTILDDPPSQARILSKPKSTWVNPTRPKPSVLSLQRQKKSAYSYNPKVRDLKNFARRLNECHFSDEAFVAVLDDIPHEPARDNALLVLNSIRPWQKSVLFFNWIKTKKLFPLETIFYNVVMKSLRFGRQFQQIEELAFEMIDGGVELDNITYSTIITCAKRCNLFDKAVEWFERMYKTGLMPDEVTYSAVLDVYAQLGKVEEVMSLYERGRASGWTPDPVAFAVLAKVFGAAGDYDGIRFVLQEMKSLEVKPNVVVYNTLLEAMGKAGKPGLARSLFEEMMESGLSPDAKTLTALIKIYGKARWARDALELWERMKTNGWPMDFILYNTLLSMCADLGLEEEAETLFDDMRKSEHCRLDSWSYTAMLDIYGSVGNAEKAMALFEEMSEVGIELSVMGCTCLVQCFGRAKRIDDLVKVFESSVQRGVKPDDRLCGCLLSVVANCKGDDADKVLACLQQANPKLVTFIKLLEDESASYDIVKEEFRSILTNTSDDARRPFCNCLIDICRNRNRAERAHELLYLGTVYGLYPGLHTKTPEEWRLNVRALSVGAAQTAFEEWMRTLVKIVQSEETLPEVLSANTGAGTHKFSQGLANAFASHVEKLAAPFKQSEEKAGFFIASREDVVSWVQSQAAAATATA from the coding sequence ATGGCTgcaaaattttcaacagctctaGACATCCATTGTAACAACATACCATACACTTTAGACTCAAAACTCCCTCTCCCTCATGGGGGTTCATCATCAAGATTATCCATCAAAAGATTCACTGTCTTTTGCAACAATTCAAAATCACAAAAGCCAAATCTAAATCTTGATTTAGATTTGGATTCTCCAAGAAAAGCAACCCCATCTTTATCTGAACAACTTAAACCACTTTCCAACACCATTCTTGATGACCCCCCAAGCCAAGCAAGAATTCTTTCTAAGCCAAAGTCCACTTGGGTAAACCCCACTAGGCCTAAACCTTCTGTACTGTCTTTACAAAGGCAGAAAAAGTCTGCTTACTCTTACAATCCTAAAGTTAGAGACCTTAAGAATTTTGCCAGGAGGTTGAATGAGTGTCACTTTAGTGATGAAGCTTTCGTGGCGGTTTTGGATGACATACCACATGAACCTGCAAGGGATAATGCTTTGTTGGTGCTTAATAGTATAAGGCCTTGGCAAAAGAGTGTGCTTTttttcaattggatcaagaccAAGAAATTGTTTCCACTCGAAACTATATTTTATAATGTTGTTATGAAGTCTTTGAGGTTTGGTAGGCAGTTTCAGCAGATAGAGGAACTGGCATTTGAGATGATTGATGGTGGGGTTGAGTTGGATAATATTACTTATTCGACTATTATAACTTGTGCGAAAAGGTGCAATCTTTTTGATAAAGCGGTGGAGTGGTTTGAGAGGATGTATAAGACTGGTTTAATGCCTGATGAAGTTACTTATTCTGCTGTTTTGGATGTGTATGCTCAGTTAGGGAAAGTTGAGGAGGTTATGAGTTTGTATGAGAGAGGGAGGGCTAGTGGTTGGACTCCGGATCCTGTTGCTTTCGCGGTGCTGGCTAAAGTGTTTGGTGCAGCTGGGGATTATGATGGCATTAGGTTTGTGTTGCAAGAAATGAAGTCGCTTGAAGTGAAGCCTAATGTGGTTGTGTATAATACACTGTTAGAAGCAATGGGTAAGGCTGGGAAGCCTGGTTTGGCTAGGAGTTTGTTTGAGGAAATGATGGAGTCGGGGCTTAGTCCGGATGCGAAGACGTTGACAGCATTGATCAAGATTTATGGGAAGGCAAGGTGGGCTAGAGATGCTTTGGAACTTTGGGAAAGAATGAAGACAAATGGATGGCCTATGGACTTCATTTTGTATAATACATTGTTGAGTATGTGTGCTGATCTTGGGTTGGAGGAAGAGGCTGAGACGTTGTTTGATGATATGAGGAAGTCGGAGCATTGTAGACTAGATAGTTGGAGTTATACAGCAATGCTTGACATATATGGAAGTGTAGGAAATGCAGAGAAAGCTATGGCTTTGTTTGAGGAAATGTCTGAAGTAGGGATCGAGCTTAGCGTTATGGGATGCACTTGCTTGGTTCAGTGCTTTGGTAGAGCAAAGAGGATAGATGATTTGGTTAAGGTGTTTGAATCCTCAGTACAGAGAGGAGTCAAGCCAGATGACAGACTTTGTGGATGCTTGCTCTCAGTTGTGGCCAATTGCAAGGGCGACGATGCAGATAAGGTGCTTGCTTGTCTACAACAAGCTAACCCAAAGTTGGTAACCTTTATCAAGCTGCTAGAAGATGAGAGCGCTAGCTATGACATTGTGAAAGAAGAGTTCAGGTCCATTCTGACTAATACATCAGATGACGCTAGAAGACCATTCTGTAACTGTCTAATTGATATATGCAGAAACAGAAATCGCGCAGAGAGGGCTCACGAGCTTCTGTACTTGGGAACTGTATATGGACTATACCCAGGTTTACATACAAAGACACCAGAGGAATGGCGATTGAACGTCCGAGCACTATCCGTTGGTGCAGCTCAAACTGCATTTGAAGAATGGATGAGAACACTAGTTAAGATTGTGCAAAGTGAAGAGACCTTGCCGGAAGTGTTATCGGCAAACACAGGAGCTGGAACTCACAAGTTCTCACAGGGTTTGGCAAATGCCTTTGCTTCTCATGTGGAGAAACTTGCTGCTCCTTTCAAACAGAGTGAAGAGAAAGCTGGTTTCTTCATTGCATCTCGTGAAGATGTAGTGTCATGGGTCCAATCACAGGCAGCTGCTGCAACTGCAACTGCATAA